The region CTCCGTCGAGAAACACCGCTGCAAAGTGTGGTGCTTTTGTGGTGGGTTTATGGTGAGTTTGTGGTGATTTGCGGTGCGTAATTGTGGCTGTTTAGTCGCATTTTTGCCTATGCCACCCGATTAAACAGGGATCAAAGCGGGAGAAAAAGGTAAAACTCACCACAAGTCACCACAAATGCCTGCAAGCCCGGGCTTAGGTGGTGTCGCCGAACTTGGTCTTGGGGTCTACGTGCTGTTGCTGGGAGGGGTAAGGCATGCCCTTGGCGAGGACGTCTTCCAGTTGTTTGTCGTAGTGGTAGATGTCGTCGAAGAAGTCCACCTGGCCGTTCTCATCGACGCGGGCGGTGGCGTAAAAGATGACGATGGGGATCTGCTTGGTGAGGTTGACCTGGTGGTTGTCGGCGCCGTTCTGCATGGCGTCGGTGACCTTCTGGAGGTCCCAGTTGCGGGGTGTGTTTTGCAGGACCCAGACGGCGAGCTGGTCGGGGTGCTCGACGCGCACGCAGCCGTGGGAGAAGTCTCGGCGGGAGCGGGCGAAGAGCTGCTGGGCCGGGGTGGAGTGGAGGTAGATGTCGTACTCGTTGGGGAACATGAACTTGATGAGGCCTAACGAGTTCTTGGGGCCGGGCTTCTCGCGCACGACTACGCCGCCACGTTCTATGGATTCGGCTGAGGCGTTGACGTGCGCGCCTTTGGCGTCCACGGTCTCGAAGTTGTGGGCTTCGAGGTAGCCTACGCCGGACTTGGCGATGTGGCCGGCCAGCTCCTTCTTGATGATGGAGACGGGCACGTTCCAGAAGGGGCGGAAGATGACGTATTTCATCATGTGGGTGAAGACGGGCGTCTGGTGCTCGCCGACGACCTGCCCGACGACGACGTTCATCTTGAACTGCTGCTGGTGATCTTCGCCGAAGCCGCGCAGGACGAACTCGGGTAGATTGACCTGGAGCGGTGCGTGGAGGTAAGGGTCGGGCAGCCAGCGGAGGCGCTCGAGCGAGTCTGCGAGCTGCTGGGAGCGGGCCGTGAGGGGGACGTTGAGCGAGGTGACGGTGGCAGCGGTGAGCTGGCCGTTGGCAGTAAGGCTATGGCGGGACTGGTAGTGTTTGACCGCGTCTGCGAGGTCTGCCGTGTAGACGGTGCTGGGGACGTGGGCCGGGGGTGCAGCGGCTTCAGTGGCTGCGGGTGCGGCCTGGGACTTGCCGCGGGCTCGCGCGAAGGCCTTGCCGATGGAGGCCCTGGCGGCGGCTGTGCGGGTCGGCTTCGGCGCTTCAGGAGCGGGTGCCGGCGCGGGTGCTTCCGGTGCGGTTGGCTCGCCGGCGAGATCGCCCTCAAGCTGAAGGCGGGCGGCCAGGGCTTCGGCTGCGGGGTAGTGGCCGCCGGAGGTGATTGGCTTGTCGACTGCCGGCAGAGGCTCCGGGGTGCCTTGTTGCTTGGCGAGATCGTTGTAATGGGCGAGGGCCTTTTCGGTCTCGCGATACTGATCGGAGTCGGGCTCGACAGAGGCGATGAGCTTGGGGACGTCGTCGGCGTCGACGGCGTTGTCGGAGACGAACTCGGGCAGGTCGTACTTCTTCTGCTGGACGTCGATGTCGAAGTTGAAGTGCGTGGGATTGACTCGGCCGATGCGAAGATCGGAGATATAACGCATGACGGAGACGGTCATGGCGGCGTCGAAGGTGGCGGTGTCGTTATCGTCTTTCGCGGCCAGTTTCCTGGTGCGATCAGTCCAGAGAGAGGCGTCGTAGTCCTCCGCGTTGAGGCCCTTGGCGGCGGCGGACTGGAAGGCCTGGATGAAGGCTGCGGCTTGCGCGGTTGGCTGGCCGTTATCGACCCATGCGACCTCATAGTTGCGATCGTCGTAGAAGGTCTGGACGAGAGGCTGGTAGTCGGCGTAGTTGGGCCAGTGCATGACCTTGATGGTCTTGGACGCGACGATGGGCTTGAGCTGGTCGGCGAAGGCGTCTGATTTGGGCTTGGAACGGGTCTTGCGGAAGCGCTTGCAGCCGCCTGAAAGCAGGACCAGCGAGAGCGCAGAGAGAGTAAGGGCTTTACGAAACTTTGGGTTCATCATGAGAGGCCGCGTTCCTTGAGGTTGGAGCTGTAAGTTTCGTATGCACAGTAGGATGCCATGAAACAGGGTAAAGACCGCGCGAAAATGAGGGTGTGTTTTTCGGAGCGGCTGAAAGCGGATCTTCGGGGTTTGTGGTGAATTGTGGTGAGTTTTGGGTGTTTCACCGGTTTTCTTACCTGTTACTTCGGGTAGCGTAGGCAAAAAGCGAACAAAGGGGGAACATTAACGTACCACAAATCACCACAAACTCACCATGAACGAACCACAAATCACCACGTTTTTGATGGGATGGCCGGACGATGGGCAGCTATGAGTGTGGTCTGTCGATAGGTTGGTGAAGTGGGAATACGATGTACAGGTTCGGAGAAAAGGTCCGACCTTTCAGATATTGAGTGGTCTGCGTCAGGACGGTCTGTCGCTTGTGCCTGCCATGCCAGTTTGCGGATGTCACAAACGCTGACAGCTTGGATCAGCACAAGCATTTCGCGGTACAAATCCCGTCCGGACCGCTTGAGCGAGTGCTCAATGAGCGCATTGGCCTGTTATCGCTAGTCGAGACGACTACCTGTTGCTTCCCATAAGCCGAATTATGAGGACTAATAAGTGATGACTCACCAGACTGTCAGGAGCCGGTCATGTCCGTTCGATCTTCGAGCGCAAGAGCGCCATGTCGCAAAACTTGTGTATTAGCGAACGCTCCTCATCCCGGTTCGCGGTCTTGTAGTCGAACGCAGCGAGAAAGTTCAGCAAGGTGTACCCGGCCAACAGGAATTCACGAATCAGAACCTTTTCGTCCTGTAAATGCGCTTCTGACGGTCGGTAGAAGAAATCGACACGGCATGGCTTTTGAGTTCGCAGGTATTTAATAGCTTCCCCCACACGGAAATCTGTTGGGGCATGAAACTGAGCTGTGGTGTAGTCGCCTATCCTGTCGCAAAGTCGACCAGTTTGCCCGACGTATAGAGGAAATTGACCAGTGTTCGCCGTCACAATAATCGCGTAGACATGAGTGCCCGAATCGGCTGGAGCGGCCTCAAGGCAAGCACCCCACTCTGTTGTCGCAAAGCCATTCAGAAGGGAGCCCAACGGTACGGTTATCATTCCATGATGCTCCTCGAAGAGACACGGCCGCTTCCACCCGCGAGACTGAATATCTCCCTAATCGGCTTCTCGGCTCGCAAGAGCTTGCCATCAACGGTGGCCTCCGCCACGATTACACCGTTCATCGTCAAGTCGTAGGCTTCTTGCCTGATCAGACCCGTCAGCTCCTTCATTTCGAGGTGGCCGATTGCGATTTCTACTGACACGATCTGGAGGGAATCGCCCGGAAATATCGGTGTATTGCTGAAATTTGCTTCGGTATGCCGGAACACCCTTATCCCCGCTCGCTCCGACTTAACCTCAGCCATGTAGTTTACTGAGGCAAACTTCAGCAACGCCGCTGGCACCATCAACTGGCACCCGTACTCACGAATCCTTGTGGAAGTCGTCAGATTCTGCAACTCTCCGATGACATTGATGGTGGTGACTTCGCCATTGCGGCCCTTTTGGCCGACTCGAACCCGTACACGAGCCAGATTATTCTCTTCAGGCGCAGTCGTCTCTTGGCTAGCACCTGACGCTTCCAGCAGGACATTCATCTTGATCGCGAGATGGCGAGAAACCATCCTTCGAAACTCATGAACATCTGGGAAATCAAAGGCGACGCCGCGCTGCCTCATCCGCCCCTTGTAGTCCTGCACGGCAGCTAGTTGTGCCGCGTCGTGAGTCATTGGCACCGCAGCCTGAGAGAAGTACAGGAATACCAGTTTCTTTCGGTCTACTGATCGCTCGATTTCCTCAATGGTCCCTGATTGTGCGACGCCGCTCGGAGTGCCAGCACGATGCCAGAAGACCCCGAACAGAATGTCAGCGTTGTCCACTATCTGCTTGTTAATGATTTCCTGCGGCCTGTCTCCCATTTCTGGGTAGACATCCAGCTCCCATCGCCTGGGCTGAAGAATCACGTTTGTTGACCTTGAATGAGCCGCATTCCAGTCTTCAATACAATCGACGATAATCTGTCGTTCTGCCAGGACATCGCCGGGCGAAGCGATCAGGACTTCATAGCAACTCGCAGGTCTAGGCATGGAGCGATTTTACGCCGTTGACCTAAAGAGTAACCGCAGCTAAATGAATCCTCATAATGTATGGTCCGCCGCGCGACTGCAAGGGTTAGTTTGGGCGAGAAGACAAGTCTGCGCAAATGTATTCGGCCTTTGAGTGGAGATGCTTCCTCCTGGCCATGATGAGATGCGCGTGTGTGTGGCCTTATAAACGCCTCGGTCGTTGAAGACCATTATCAGGATCAGGCTCTTAGACACGCCGTTGTGACTGTTCTTTCGTCCTTGCTGTCCTATGCAGACTTCGGTGGGGAAAGTTTATAGATCCGTCGTCGGAGTGAGGGAAAGTGGGAACGCGAAGCGTTTCCAAGCCGAAGGCGTCTTTTCCTCACTTGCTCAGGCTGGCACGGTTGTTGACCTGTACTCGTTGCCGCTCGACAGTACCGCCCAGGCGACACGGGCGAGCTTGTTGGCCATGGCGACTACGACGACGTTCTTATGAGCCCTGGCGTCCAGCTTGTCTAGCCAGGCCCCGATGGGCGCACGGTCTCGCCGGATGCGCAGCACGGCAGCTCGGGCGCCGTGGATCAGGATCTTGCGCAGGTAGACGTTGCCTCGCTTGCTGATGCCGAGCAGCTTCGCCTTGCCTCCAGTCGAATACTGTCGCGGCACAACGCCCAGCCACGCAGCGAACTCGCGGCCCTTGCGGAAAGCAGCGCCGTTGCCGATTGCAGCAACGATGGCTGTCGCAACCACCGGCCCGATGCCTGGGATCTGCCGGATGCGCGTGCAGCCAGCATCTGCCGCGGAGATCCGCTCCAGTTCGTCATTGAGTTCTTCGACCTGCCGCTCGACGGTCTTCCACTCATCCCACAGCGTGTTGATCAGGTTACGCATCAATGGCGTCAGGCCGGCTTCCGCGTTCTCGAGGATGTCGGCCATGGCAGCCTTGAGCTTCGCCGGCGTCTTTGCAAACACCAGACCTCTTTCAAGCAGGAACGCGCGCAGTTGGTTGATCACGGCCGTCCGTCGAGAGATCAGCCGGTCACGAACACGGTGGATCGCCTGCAGATCCAGCTGGTCATCTGTCTTGATCGGGACGAAGCGCATGTTCTTGCGATCCACCGCCTCAGCGATCGCTTCCGCATCAACGAAGTCGTTCTTGTTCGACTTCACGAAAGGCTTCACAAACTGCGCCGCGATCAGACGAACATCATGGCCCTGACTCCGCAAGGCACGGCCGAGGAAATGAGCTCCCGAGCAGGCTTCCAAACCGATCAGGGAAGACTGCAAGTTGGCCGTATAGGCCAACAGCTGCTTCTTCGAAAACTTTTTTTTCACCAGCAGCTTGCCAGCCGCTCCCAATGCCACAAGATGAAAGGTCGTCTTCCCCAGGTCGATGCCAACGGACTGTATCTGCATAGCGATGATCCTCCTTGTCGAACCTGCTTCTACGATCCTCCTGGTAACACGGGAGAATCAAGCGGCGGACCATCTCATTAACGCCCTTCTCGTCAGTTTTGATCTTGGTGAGTGCGAAATCAACGCGCTCATCGAGCGCCGGATTAGCAATGCGGAGTCGGTATGCCGGTGTGTGGCCGAGGTGATCCATCCCACGTCCCAGGTTCGGGACATGGGGCACCCAGAGTTGTGGCGAGTTCAGGGCAGCCAGGCTTCTGCACGTCTGAAAGCCTGGGCCCTCGGGAACAAGCTCCCGCGACACGTTGGTCCCGGAAACCTGAGTACTTCGCCTACTTATGAAAGCTGAGTGCCAACACAGGCGGATTTCCTGTCTCAAGTCGCCGCCAGTTGACGAAGGCCGAGCACTCGATGAGGGCGCTGTATTGATCCGGACAGCGCTTTGCGAACTGCTTGACGTTTTCAAGTGCAAGAGCCCGCTCAGGATGGGGTGGGAGGTGACGGCTTGTGGCACCGCTGAAGGGGTGCCCTTCCGGGACGTGACAGGGTGACGGGGGTGGCTGGTTGGGCGGCGGAACCCACGTCCCAAACGCGGGACATGGGGCACCCGGAGTTGTGGCGAGGTCAGGAGGACCGTCGTTTGCTTCCGCAAACGATACCCACCCTCACCGACGATAGGACTGTCGGTGAGGATGGGGCACACGGCGTTTTGTTGCTGGGTTATGGGACCAGCAACTGCAACGGCGACTACGGAGATTCTCCGCTTCGCGCAGAATGACGGCGTAAGACAGACAACGACAGAAGCGAAGGCGACTATGTGTGGGTGAGGGTTTACTTCCCACCCATCGCAATGAAGCTTTGCGATGGATGGGGCACCCTGGGCTTTTGTTCGGGGTGAGGGAGAACACCCAACGGCAACGGCAGCTACTGAGATTCTCCGCTTCGCGCAGAATGACGGCTGTGGTGGTGATGACCCCTGTGGTGTGGGTGGAGGAGGTTCAGGTACGGGGCAGGGTGGGGAGGAGCTTGAGGCAGATGGCGGCCTGGGTGAGGAGGAGCATGGCGGTGGTGGCCAGGAAGAGCTTGCGGTGTTTGGATTCGAGGACGTCTGCGAAGACTCCGCCCAGGAAGGTGAGTAAGAACGGCAGGGCCCAGAGCCAGGGGGCTGAGAAGACCTGCGTCGTCATGAGGGGGAGGATGGCGAGGAACATCAGAAGCGGTGCGGTGTTGCCGAAGTATCGGCTGCGGGGGATGACGGCGTAGAGGACGAGGGCGATAGCTGCGCCGAGGAGGATGGGCCAGTTGCCGGGGTCGGCGAGCATGGTGTGGAGACCGTCCAGCGAGAACCAGAAACGGCCGCCGCCGCCGGTGAAGACGTAGCTGAAGGGCGCGGGGCGGAAGCTGAAGGCGGCGAAGAGGATCGCAAGGGTGCCGATGGCGGACCAGGTGAGGATGGGGAGGACGGCGCTGCGGCGGCGCTCTGCGAGGTAGAACATGAGGATGAGCGCGGCGAGGAAGCCGAACATAGCGGCGGTGAGGTGGGCGGCGGCGGTGAGGCCCATGGCGAGGGCTAGGAGGAGGATGCGGGGTCGCCACTTACTGCGGGGGCCCTGCATGGCGTGCGCGACGCCCATGGCCGTGTAGATGGTGCCGTAGAGGCCCCACATGGCGAGGATCTCGTTGTTGGGGGTGACGGCGTAGCGGATGACGGCGGGGCAGAAGCAGTAGAGGGCGAGGGCGAGGAAGCCGCCTTCGTTGCCGAAGAGGCGGCGGGAGACCCACCAGAGGCCTCCTCCCAGCCACATGGCGAAGAGGCAGAACGGGAGGTGCATGAGCCACTTGGTGCTGGTGATCTGGTGGCGTGCCTCCCAGGTGGAGCCGTTGAGGGTGCCGCCGGCGTAGAGACGGTCGGCGGGCTTGCGGAGTTTGTCCGTGGCGAGGAGGAAGAGGCGCTGGGCGGTGAGGGGGAAGGATGCGACGCGGTAGGCGAAGGTGCCGTCGCCGTTGAGGTTGCCGCAGGTGGTGAAGTAGCCGGCGAGGGGGGATGGGCGCTCCCACATCTCTCGGCCGCAGCGGGCGTAGCGGTAGTCGTCCGAGGTGGGGTGCTGGTGGGCGACGACGTAGAGGCACTCGCCGAGGAAGATGAGGAGGAGGAGGGCGGCTAGTTGCTGGGCTCTGCCGAGATGAAAGTTTTTGATGATGGGGAGTTTCATCCGCGCGAGGCTTGCTGGTGCAGTGATTTCATACAGGTACGAGTGTATCGTGGAGGATATGGAGTCGCTTTCGTTTCGCCCTGGCCGTGCTTTTTTGTCGTCGAACTCACCCGCTGTTCCGTGGACCGTTGTGTTCGAGGATGAGGGGATCGCGGGATACTTTTATGCGTGCGACCGCTCGCAGACTACGCAGGAAAACAGCATCATGGACGCGATGCTGATCTATAACGTGGGCGTGATGCAGAATCCAGAGACGGAACGGATCGCTTCGGTGGCCTGGTCACGGAATGGGATGCAGGCGGCGCTGTATCTCGATGGGACGGCGCAGGCGCTGTTCGATTTTGACGCGCATGTGGGGTACTGCCGGCTGAACTTCCCGAACTTCCTGGGCGAGCAGGGGGATACCTGGCAGAAAGATACGCATGCCTGGAGTGATGCGGCGCTGGCGAAGTTTGAGGCTGGGTTGTACGCGTGAGGTCAGGCGTTCTCAACGAATGCGCGAAGGTCGCTAAAGCTCATCGCGGTCATTCCGCTTGCTCTTAGGGAGCCTGCCAACCTGTAGTCCTCAGTGAGTACAAGGGACTCTGCTGCGGCAGCGAAGACTGCTGAATCAGCCAAGCCAAGTGCTAAAAAGGCGGGTTGCTTCATTAGAGTTTCGCTAGCAATAAAAACTTCAAAGAAACGGGAAGTCTGTTCAGCCAGATGCTGATGCCATTCCAACTTTAGATAGGAAGGCAGAGCGTTGGCGAGGCTGCTTACTTCTGTGAGCAGATGGGGTGTGGTGACGAGTTGGCGGGATGCGCTGAGGAGTTCGACTAAAGCATCAAAGTCGGATGGAGTGAACTGCGAGGTTCGCTTGAATCGGGTGATGAGGCTGCGATCAAAACTGCCGATCAGCAAGAGAAGCAGAAGATTGGTGTCGAGCAGAATCTTGCTTCCACGAGCCTTGCCCAGGAACGCTTCTTCGGCAGTCATGCTGCACGATTGCGTATAGCCAAGAGAGACCCGTCAACACTATTCACTTCGACAGACTTCGTGCTGCGCCTGGACCGCAGGAGTTCAAGCACATTTGAGTTGTTCGGATCGGATGGTCTGATCGCAGTAAAGGTGAAACGCCAAGCAGAACCGCTTGGTGGAGTCTCCAACTCGTCCAGCTCGATGGTCGAGGAGGCAAGATCCGGCATGACTTCGACCAAATGCTTTTTTGCGATTTCGACCGCTTCAGGGATGGTCATGAACACCTCAAAGTCAGTATATGCCGAGAGATTATTGGACGCGGGAGTGGCGGTAACCTTCTCTGGTGAGGGCTCCCAGGAGTTCGGCTACTTGTTCTTTGCCCCGGGTTTCCATGGTGATGTCGATGACGGTGTCGCCCAGGTTTACGCCGTAGTAGGCGCGGTTGTAGAGGGTGTTGACGATGTTGGCGCGGTGGCTGGCGATGAGCTTGGTGAGGTCGGCGAGGGCTCCGGGTTTATCGAGGAGATGGATGCGGAGGAGGATGAGACGGCCGTCCTGGACGAGACCCCGCTCGATGATGCGGGAGAGGAGGGTGACATCGATGTTGCCGCCGCAGACGAGGACGCCTACGTTGACGCCGCTGCGGGTGCCGAGGGAGGTTTTGCCCTGGAGGAGGGCGGCCAGGGCTGCTGCTCCGGCTCCTTCTGCGAGGGTTTTTTCGCGTTCCAACAAGACCAGGATAGCGGAGGCTATTTCGTCTTCGTCTACGGTGACGATCTCGTCGACGTAACGGGCGATGACGGGGTAAGTGAGGGTGCCGGCGCGGCGGACGGCGATGCCGTCTGCGATGGTGGTGGCGGCGTCGATGGTGATGGGGTGGCCGGCGGTAATGGCGGCGGACATGGACGGGAGGCGCGAGGTTTGGACGCCGATGACGCGGATGTTTGGGTTGGATTCCTTGATGGCGGTGGCTATGCCGCCGATGAGGCCTCCGCCGCCGATGGGGACGATGACGGCTTCCAGATGTGGCACTTGCTCTAGCATTTCCAGCGCGATGGTGCCCTGGCCGGCCATGACGGCGGGGTCGTCGAAGGGGTGAAGGAAGACCATGCCTTCGGCCTCGCAGATGCGGGTGGCTTCGGCATAGGCCTCGTCGTAGTTGGCTCCGTGGAGGATGACCTCTGCGCCGAAGTTTCTTGTGGCGGTGACTTTGACGAGGGGTGTGGCGAGGGGCATGACGATGATGCTGCGAACGCCGAGCCGCGTGGAATGATAGGCGACGCCC is a window of Granulicella tundricola MP5ACTX9 DNA encoding:
- a CDS encoding L,D-transpeptidase family protein encodes the protein MMNPKFRKALTLSALSLVLLSGGCKRFRKTRSKPKSDAFADQLKPIVASKTIKVMHWPNYADYQPLVQTFYDDRNYEVAWVDNGQPTAQAAAFIQAFQSAAAKGLNAEDYDASLWTDRTRKLAAKDDNDTATFDAAMTVSVMRYISDLRIGRVNPTHFNFDIDVQQKKYDLPEFVSDNAVDADDVPKLIASVEPDSDQYRETEKALAHYNDLAKQQGTPEPLPAVDKPITSGGHYPAAEALAARLQLEGDLAGEPTAPEAPAPAPAPEAPKPTRTAAARASIGKAFARARGKSQAAPAATEAAAPPAHVPSTVYTADLADAVKHYQSRHSLTANGQLTAATVTSLNVPLTARSQQLADSLERLRWLPDPYLHAPLQVNLPEFVLRGFGEDHQQQFKMNVVVGQVVGEHQTPVFTHMMKYVIFRPFWNVPVSIIKKELAGHIAKSGVGYLEAHNFETVDAKGAHVNASAESIERGGVVVREKPGPKNSLGLIKFMFPNEYDIYLHSTPAQQLFARSRRDFSHGCVRVEHPDQLAVWVLQNTPRNWDLQKVTDAMQNGADNHQVNLTKQIPIVIFYATARVDENGQVDFFDDIYHYDKQLEDVLAKGMPYPSQQQHVDPKTKFGDTT
- a CDS encoding IS110 family RNA-guided transposase — translated: MQIQSVGIDLGKTTFHLVALGAAGKLLVKKKFSKKQLLAYTANLQSSLIGLEACSGAHFLGRALRSQGHDVRLIAAQFVKPFVKSNKNDFVDAEAIAEAVDRKNMRFVPIKTDDQLDLQAIHRVRDRLISRRTAVINQLRAFLLERGLVFAKTPAKLKAAMADILENAEAGLTPLMRNLINTLWDEWKTVERQVEELNDELERISAADAGCTRIRQIPGIGPVVATAIVAAIGNGAAFRKGREFAAWLGVVPRQYSTGGKAKLLGISKRGNVYLRKILIHGARAAVLRIRRDRAPIGAWLDKLDARAHKNVVVVAMANKLARVAWAVLSSGNEYRSTTVPA
- a CDS encoding glycosyltransferase family 39 protein translates to MKLPIIKNFHLGRAQQLAALLLLIFLGECLYVVAHQHPTSDDYRYARCGREMWERPSPLAGYFTTCGNLNGDGTFAYRVASFPLTAQRLFLLATDKLRKPADRLYAGGTLNGSTWEARHQITSTKWLMHLPFCLFAMWLGGGLWWVSRRLFGNEGGFLALALYCFCPAVIRYAVTPNNEILAMWGLYGTIYTAMGVAHAMQGPRSKWRPRILLLALAMGLTAAAHLTAAMFGFLAALILMFYLAERRRSAVLPILTWSAIGTLAILFAAFSFRPAPFSYVFTGGGGRFWFSLDGLHTMLADPGNWPILLGAAIALVLYAVIPRSRYFGNTAPLLMFLAILPLMTTQVFSAPWLWALPFLLTFLGGVFADVLESKHRKLFLATTAMLLLTQAAICLKLLPTLPRT
- a CDS encoding DUF2251 domain-containing protein produces the protein MESLSFRPGRAFLSSNSPAVPWTVVFEDEGIAGYFYACDRSQTTQENSIMDAMLIYNVGVMQNPETERIASVAWSRNGMQAALYLDGTAQALFDFDAHVGYCRLNFPNFLGEQGDTWQKDTHAWSDAALAKFEAGLYA
- a CDS encoding PIN domain-containing protein; amino-acid sequence: MTAEEAFLGKARGSKILLDTNLLLLLLIGSFDRSLITRFKRTSQFTPSDFDALVELLSASRQLVTTPHLLTEVSSLANALPSYLKLEWHQHLAEQTSRFFEVFIASETLMKQPAFLALGLADSAVFAAAAESLVLTEDYRLAGSLRASGMTAMSFSDLRAFVENA
- a CDS encoding threonine ammonia-lyase, with protein sequence MSESLLQTQAITLTDVLAARERIRSSVYYSPCPRSEMLSNLTGQQVHLKLENLQMTGSFKERGALNRLTLMTPEERSRGVVAASAGNHAQGVAYHSTRLGVRSIIVMPLATPLVKVTATRNFGAEVILHGANYDEAYAEATRICEAEGMVFLHPFDDPAVMAGQGTIALEMLEQVPHLEAVIVPIGGGGLIGGIATAIKESNPNIRVIGVQTSRLPSMSAAITAGHPITIDAATTIADGIAVRRAGTLTYPVIARYVDEIVTVDEDEIASAILVLLEREKTLAEGAGAAALAALLQGKTSLGTRSGVNVGVLVCGGNIDVTLLSRIIERGLVQDGRLILLRIHLLDKPGALADLTKLIASHRANIVNTLYNRAYYGVNLGDTVIDITMETRGKEQVAELLGALTREGYRHSRVQ